CCTGATATGTACATGGAAAAAATCGCGGTTGGTCCAAAAGCAGCTGGTAAAATTAGCTTAGATGATCCAATTGAAAAAACAATTGAAATTGTAGCAGAAGCTAACAATAAAAAGATTCGTGATCTAACAGTTATCGTTCAAGAACGTGAGCGTCATCAAGATATTATTGACCGTGTTCGTGCAAAAGGTGCACGCGTAAAATTATTTGGTGACGGTGATGTTGGTGCGTCAATCGCAACAGCACTACCTGGAACGGGTATCGACTTATTCGTAGGTATTGGCGGAGCTCCAGAAGGTGTTATTTCTGCAGCAGCATTAAAGTGCCTTGAAGGTGAAATGCAAGCTCGCTTAGTTCCAATGAACGAAGAAGAAGAAGCTCGTTGTCGTGAAATGGGATTAGAAGATCCTCGTCAACTTCTTATGT
This DNA window, taken from Arcobacter sp. F2176, encodes the following:
- a CDS encoding fructose-bisphosphatase class II: MEKIAVGPKAAGKISLDDPIEKTIEIVAEANNKKIRDLTVIVQERERHQDIIDRVRAKGARVKLFGDGDVGASIATALPGTGIDLFVGIGGAPEGVISAAALKCLEGEMQARLVPMNEEEEARCREMGLEDPRQLLM